The genomic segment ATCATTCCAAACTCCTTAAATTCCAAGataacttaaaagaaaattttttagttttggccCAATTCATTGCTCAATGCTCACCATCTCTTCATCTAAAGAAGTACCTGCACTAAGGAACTGAGTCGATCATTTATATGCAATCTGAGTACAAAAAACTCCTTGCTTAAGggcatatttattttcttttctcatcccaTATACTTTGCCTGGCACAGGTTACCATACTTCCTATCACATAAGTCCAGACAACACTGATTAATTCAACACAAGCAGCACTCGATGATTAGTCCCAGACTAGATTATTTGCACACGCTCAGCACAGAAGAAACAACATACATACAACACTTATTCAAGTGATTGCATCTATTACGAAAACACCAAACATTTTTTCTCACTACCTGAATCACTTATTTATTATGTACAACTCAATATCCAATTGCCTTGAAAAGCCATAACAATCCCCAACCTCATTAATAGACTCGCAGCTCAAAAAACAAACTATACAAaagtcaataaataataaatacccAAAAACAAATCACAGTTAAATTGGAATAGCAGAGATAAAATTCCGATCAAATCACAGTTATTATCAATGACAAACTGAAGATCACAACCATCAAAACcccaagaagaaagaaaggtgATAATAAGACGAAAAAAGGAGAATTAGGAGTACCTTTCTTGACCAGCAGTGTCCCAAATCTGAGCTTTGACAGTTTTGTGATCAATAACAAGGGTTTTGGTTTGGAACTCAACACCGATCGTTGCTTTGGAATCCAAACTGAATTCATTTCTAGCGAACCGAGCCAATAGCTGCGATTTACCAACCGCCGAGTCCCCTATTAACACTATTTTAAATACGTAATCTATCTTTTGGTTGTAAGTCGCTTGCATACTCGACGACATCTGGTCCTTGATTCCTACTATTTCACTTTGATCGGATATTCGAGAGAGCGTAGCCGACAGGAGAAACTCTTATGTTGTTTTCGACCTATTCGGAAACAACAATCATAGAATGTCGTTCTTGTTTTTAGATGTGAGATTTGAAAGATCAAACGaaagttagggtttgtttgattGATAAACAACAATTCTTTTACAAGGGAGGAAGAAAGTgcgctgtttttttttttccctggtcGTCGCACACCCAGAGAGAGGGGACCAACGACTTTGTGCGTGTCGGACCCCACTCAAAAcggtcttgttttattttgagcACGTAAGAAGttctttgtttatatatatatatatatatatatatatatttgatgtcTAAAAGAAGGATGACAATCTCACGTTCGGCATGTTTGGAATAATTCAACTAAgggttttaataaaatttcatgatCGGAAACtgtattaagaataaaatttcaaatgaattttacttttttaaaatattacaaaaataaattagaagttaACTTATCTAATTTACTATTTCAAggagaataaatttaattttaaaaataattttcataaaacatccatttagattttaaaaaaaataaaaaataaaacgaagatagataacataaaaaacaaaataatttaaatttctattttaaacatgtaaatttaacttatttattaattaaattgaaatacaataaaaaaaagtcttccAGACAATCtagttatgttttctttattctGAACACagttaattgataaatttttttcttaatacttTTCCACCTTAGATTGATAAAAgacgatattttttttatttttttttttaaaatggtataATTGAATGAAATGGATTCGAGCGTCATGACAAGGCCGAAGGTCAACTTGCTAGCGAAACgaaagaaaggaaagggggGGCAATTAGCCCAAGATATGTCCATTTAAAAACATTAGCCCAAGATATGTCCAatgtctttctttttgttttgggtAAAAGATGGAGCCTAGGCCCAAATAAATAGCCCAGGAACTAATTTCCAGCCCATTATTAAACATTAGCCCATATAACAGTGTTCGAAAACTCAATTGAAATCAcgtttcttaataatttttaaaatactttattaCAGTGTAAGATTATCAAAAGAACTTAATTTCGATTGAGAAGCAAGCTGTCTTGAAAATATCTCTtattatttgatcaaattaccaaaaattaaaatgttacaAGGGTGACCATAGGGTTAAAATTCAAAGCACCTGCCAGTATTAAATCTGTTCTGTCTAATcttaaaatcttgaatttaatgGTCTGGATTTAGTAAGTGGATCAAAGCTAAACAATGTTCCTATGTCTATTTAGTTCACTGCTAGTTTTTTTAGCCCATGCTATGTTATTAGtcgaattaaaaaattaattcttactAACAGAAATACTTCTCAAATACTTAAATAGTGACATATAGtactgtatattttttaaaaaaatatatattaagacgGTGATATATTGAATAAACTTGAATTTCATGATTACCTCGCAAAACCCGTAACATGAATATGAAATAGTGATAAAACCATGCAACTcgcaataaaacaaaatagaaagccGGCTTACAacaaaccaaatattaaagataaaaaattaaaaaaaattaaaaaaataatttgagtaaATATATACCAGTGGTTGGCACAATACCTTGTGATGAGATAAATTTTTCaaccttaaaaagaaaaaagccaaGGCAATGCTAGGattttcaaataagaaaaaacaattcgAGTCATTTAgtcaattgaatttaataagtttAGTTAAActaataacatatataaaaaacaattctaatttaataacatggaAAACTaagtaaacttgaaaaaatttctaaaactaaaattaatttttaaaaatcataacccTTAAAACCCTAAACTTGAGCTAAAGTAAAAAACTTAATctccaattaatttaattttgaataatagatttaaaagaaaataataaaagaaatgagaactaaacatgaaaataaaaaaaaaattgcaagaaaaaaaaatctataaattatcCCAAATTGCTAGCGTTTTGTTTTAAGAGATTCCGGCCCAAACGAGGTTGTACTATTCCATCTTAGGTCCattgaaggaagaaattgaCTGGCAATGCAATAACAACCTTGCTTAACACATCAAAAGCTACAAACAGGAAAATACAATCCGAAGATGAGCTATGAAAGGGCACTGCTTCCGGTACCGTGAAATGAGATCAGCAGTGGTACAGAATATTGCAGTGAAAAGTGTATCTACTTGTCCTTGCGAGTTCACAATCTCCGATACCCTATTATTTTACAGAAGATAACTAAGGAGCtatgcttctttctttttttcattttcctagTGCTATTTGTACGAAACAAAATCAAGCTGAGGTACTTGAATATTATTTCTGTTTACTTGAACACGTGCACTTAGCTTTAGTATCCGTGAGACTCTgcacaaaaagagagagatttttGGTAAAGGAAGATAGCGGTAGCTAGTTGAAGGTCAGGAGAGCTTGAATGATGATTAGTATCTTTTGTATGTTACCTTAACTTGTTTCTGGAGGTCTTTGATGAGCTCAATTGACAAATCTAGCTTATCTGCGGTGCTTGTTTGCTGTCCAAGAAGAAAATGGAAATCGTTTAGCATCTAATCTCGATTGCCAACCTGAATTACTGTGTGAGAATTACATATCTAGAGTCAGAACTACCTTATCCATGTCTGGGAAAAGTTCTTGCAATTTTCTCATTCTTTCACTAATCCGAGTTCTTCTTACCTGAAATAAACACCAGACAGAAGGTATGAATAGTTGCTTCCTGGGTTTCCTAGACAACAAGGAAAGGCCAGTGTTTCATGACAATCAAGTAATTGTGATCAGGGACATACCCTCTCTGCTATGCTTCGTGGGTGAGTAGCGAAACCTCTCTTGGCTCGAATCTTACACGGAACAAAATTGCCTTGGAAATCCAAAAACTTCTCGGCCGTAGCCATTTCTGCAACAGTCTTGGGCAAGCTCAAGTGATGAGTCAAACCAGTCATGCGGTTTCCAGAATTCCCAACCTGATGGAGAATTGTAATACCATTAGCATCTTCACAGAGCATAAGCAGACTAAGGAAAAGCTACAGATTAATTGATCTGCAGGCTGCAATTGATACCTGACTGTCCCGTGTGTTGAGGCCAGAAAACATGTTCCCATCATTATCCTTCAATCTCGAAGCATCACCCCAAGTATCACTATTGAAGTTATACATGTACTTTCTCTTGCTAAAATCGCCTTCTGGACTGCTCCCACCAATACATTCTTCTCCAATTTCAGTAATCTGAGGCAAAGTCCTCTGCCCTGACGAGAAATTCACGTGACTTCTTAACCTACTAGTTGATGGAGTAGCTTCTCCATTCGTGCCATTGCCAGCTCTGAAGCTACCCGCATTTCTCATTACAGCAAAGCCTGATAACCATTGAGAGTTACTCAGCAATGAATCAATATTGAAGAGATGAACATAAGAAAATTAACTAGTCATAGGTATTGAActaaagattaaaaagaaacgTAGTCAATATCCAAATCAAAAGCAGACCTACTTATTTTGtcattaaattaagatttaggGCTAATTACACATTCAATTGCATTGACCACTTTCGTTCCAGAATTCTGCGCTGTCTTCCATTTCTTTCTCCGACAACGAGAGGAATTCAATGAGAAGAAAAGGTATGGGAAAACATTTCTAAAGTCAGCCTTGCATAGAGTAAAACTTTTGAGATTCATTCAGCTTTCCGGCCAAAGAAAGTGCAACCAGTCCAGGAAGACCACATCACGTTTGATTACTGAGAATGAGAAGAAAAAGGCAGtgtattttcctttttcaaaaatttaatcttttacaTTATTTCAACTTGAGAAAACAAAACGCTATTTAACAGACTGCCATGCTTTTTAGGCAAAAAACTTTTCCAGAAATTGATGAgaataaatcaacataaaaacattatattcttaCTGCTTCTCCCATATATAATAaagagatttttaaaaataaaataaaatacaaactaCGAGTTCAGAAGTTCAACCGAGAGTGAGAAGAAAGTAGCCATACCATTATCAACGCCATGGTTGGACAAAATTCCAGCTGGAGAGCTGTTTTGCCTAGCAAGATTAGATCCATTTCTAGTAATCATCTTCGTTGCTTGCTTAGAATTCTCTACATTCATGGAATTCATAACACTGTATGCGCTATCCAGAGAATTCCCAACACTCACTGAATTGCCTTTAACCAAATTATGCCCTGGTAAACTTCGATAAACCATTTCTGAATCTTCCTGTTCTTGCCTTATTGCTGGCCTCTCCTCAAATTCTTGCAAATTTTGGGAACCGAAATCACCAGAGCCATTACATGATGACATAGGCCTCTTCAACATGGTGTCCATTTCAGGACTTGAAGATCGAAGATAGCGATAATCTTCGCTTCCAGCCCCACCATTACCTCCACTATGGCCACTTGTACAATTCACAAGGCTCTCAAGGAATGAGCTTGGAGCAGAGCGATAACTCTTCAGACCTGAGTTTTGTtggatttgttgttgttgttgatggtAATAATAAGGATTTAAATCCATGAATTCTTGACTCTTTCTCAATTCTCCATCTGAATAATTGAAACTAGGGCTATACAAAAGACTCATGTCTTCTTCTGAGGATCCCTGAATACCACCAGTGCCACAAACCCTTCATCAATTTAATCGccaattgatttctttttggctaagcttaattaaattgttgataaaagaaaataccTGAACAAGATTTAAACACTTATAAATTGTCAATTGCTTTGCTTGCTGCAGTACTTGGACCTCTAACTTGGCTTAAGCTTCAAAGTTGCTTGTCCTTCAAAATATAGAATATAAAACCAAGTAAGATCAGCTTTTCCTTCAAAGTAAATCCCAccaaaaaagcaacaaaattcacaataaaaaaaataaccaacagCTTGTATTTACACAGCTATAACTAGTCGACTGTGGCTTAGCATACAATTAAGGAACCAAAAGAAGCAGCTTTTTAAATGTTGTATCATGTAAATATGACAATAAGAGAAAACCAGCTTGGCTTCAGCTCAGGATCTTTCTTCATTTAGGTTCATAGGCATTGAAAGTGGAATCAAGGCAAAAGAACCCACTAAGAGGGGGGGGAAGGCAGGTAGTATACATAGTACAGTCTTAGCTCAAATCAACAATACTTTTGAGTACTATCCAGAAAGTACCTCAGTTTTTCCTGGGTCTTAGCCAAAGTCACAACCTTTTTACCTCTGCAGAAACACAGAAATAAAGAACAGACAAAAGACAGactcagagagagagagttgcagGAGTCGAGCAATCGTGTACTCTTGAATTTGCGTTCCCGTCTCTCTACAAGGTGTATTTATTAACCTTTTTGCTACGTAATTACACTCATCTTTTGATACAATTTCATGAATGCCACTATAGATTCCCTGTCATGGATAAGTATTATTGTCTGTTTGTGGGTTTACCAACAAGTTTtaatgtgatgttttttttcttcttctttattgtttattttagggtttttgacaTCTTATCCAATAGGGCTTCAGAAGTTGTGGGATGTTTCACTCAAGGGTCAAGCGGCTCTGGTAGGACATGGAGAGACAAGTCATCGTATGTGGGCTGCTGTGCCTGTGAAGATACGAAACGTGCATGGAGTATCAGATGGTGTGGCTTGCCGCTTTGCCTCTTGGGTCAAGAGAAGATTGGAAGAGGGAAGTGGATAAGCTACAAGGTTAGATGAGCCCCTCTCTGTTTGAGGACGgtagttcaatttaattatccaGGCAAGGTGATGATTAAACTAAACTACCAGATCAGAGTCTCTTGattaatttatctaaaaaaGGACGTgcaaagttaaaataatttcgTTTCttccatgaaatatttatttgttttcgttCATTAAACACTTTAGCTGCtaaaaatttgatagataaaaggGTTAATAAATGTTGGCCGATGATGTTTCATAATCACGTACGCTTAGGAATAGGGTTTTTAATTGAGTAACATCCAATATACAGGGGATCCAATTGACGATTTGTTTTACTTATAACCTAATTGAGGATTGGGAAATTGTTGGGGGATAGATATATACTTCTCCGAATTAAAAAggacaaaataatttattttttttctaatgttgaAAGTATTTTTCCACGGCACAACAGGATAGTTGGGAAAATAACATTCACTGAGCACACAAATAATGATTGTGGATGTCATAAATACATCACCTATAAGTGGCGCATATAGCATTAACACAACCAATTGATGATGTATATACTAAATACATAACTTTTGATTGGAGAGAGGTTTAAACATCTTTCATGTTCACAAGTTTTATCGAGACTAGTTCGGCTTATATAAGCAGTCTCGCCAAGTTTTTGCACATATAAGTTGAACTAGTATTAAGTTTTTGCACAATCTATGATTTGTGCTAATACTACACATGCAACCACTATATGTGTGAgaattatttcttcaattatgctaatttagaaaataagtttttcaCTGGGAAAAAACTCCAAATGTTGATGTAATTGTGAAAAGTTGGGGTAAGAGTAAACTTGGTCTAACATTCACGTGCCATAATAGAATTAAACGATGGCGACCGGTGAAGGTAATTTGGGGTGCGAGCTGGGACTTTGAATTTGGATACCCTGGATTTGAGGGTAGAATCCCTCCATATGAAACCATTAAACCAGTGGTTTTATGTAAAACCGCCTACACACATGGTTTTCTGGGGGGTTTTCGGGAACCA from the Populus nigra chromosome 1, ddPopNigr1.1, whole genome shotgun sequence genome contains:
- the LOC133683823 gene encoding transcription factor bHLH130-like, whose translation is MSLLYSPSFNYSDGELRKSQEFMDLNPYYYHQQQQQIQQNSGLKSYRSAPSSFLESLVNCTSGHSGGNGGAGSEDYRYLRSSSPEMDTMLKRPMSSCNGSGDFGSQNLQEFEERPAIRQEQEDSEMVYRSLPGHNLVKGNSVSVGNSLDSAYSVMNSMNVENSKQATKMITRNGSNLARQNSSPAGILSNHGVDNGFAVMRNAGSFRAGNGTNGEATPSTSRLRSHVNFSSGQRTLPQITEIGEECIGGSSPEGDFSKRKYMYNFNSDTWGDASRLKDNDGNMFSGLNTRDSQVGNSGNRMTGLTHHLSLPKTVAEMATAEKFLDFQGNFVPCKIRAKRGFATHPRSIAERVRRTRISERMRKLQELFPDMDKQTSTADKLDLSIELIKDLQKQVKSLTDTKAKCTCSSKQK